In Dysidea avara chromosome 3, odDysAvar1.4, whole genome shotgun sequence, a single window of DNA contains:
- the LOC136248542 gene encoding uncharacterized protein codes for MAETPSRHTVVQQNVEMSSDIEREINYELQDGIAGDSEGTEANAVSEERGEGVPGEENNGPVEIGEVDRAEHELFHHEVCELGTNGFPDLCFVKAQDDAGNSMVVITQQTLMFHRPFGFTSRVQVTIRGMEYEVHVMMKKLISGTLKSVRDVKELCRQFRAGSGYKFCPGIDPKYYNSHYFETIRFDIKSVRKTAEPFARVDSVNCNLWFLLASNATAAEKASMEVHCAACKRLIHYLNCQRRRTLAESPSRKLKRQLSSSRARLSYMSPASQNKRKCHAQSERSNLLRKLEKCSESDVTLNDEQHDEMCAIVESSEHGVGDLMKEIWYTDSKRQKQQFLHDQSKNVSGERGNRWSMMTVRIALAVYTRSPAAYEALKSFGILQLPSRSTLQAYTGAFMHEPGASSQCIERQVARYVIFKEQCREAGKQEPKSDGVLIFDEVKVACQLMWNSRSHQLMGLAMTHQELSSLNDIYRLLKEPDSAQQTSYILQFLWRDLTSEFDIVGPYFTTSSSMEGKFVIACVLETVKLFQFYGMKTSLLVCDGASSNVSAIKASHKHNGVYSVAQNKDDIFEVKPWMVNPFNPPHHIYWLICPSHQLKNMVNALFSSKSTGTKHFQRSGQCKFGWDTIDDLYQRELSRVKLNCARMVPKLKETHCLRDAWTKLNVLPAKIMQQEQVLSELHWHIHQDHTTPEEAAKTAETLAYLEACQCLFEHGFLNHERIRGLNSEVLNNINKGYRYFSGWLTDLLECDPNFPHTSNTQREFLSWQTWDLLRIDVYGFNAFAKWFFNCYPTYFISPLRISGSAVESLFSQYKYSAGGKLDAANYATARCSHLVKQCVASHQPGKDYRDQSVGIELPLVKHKYGKASTKDLLTCNILTSVFNVLLYLY; via the exons ATGGCTGAAACCCCTTCGAGACATACAGTGGTTCAGCAAAATGTTGAAATGTCCAGTGATATTGAACGGGAAATCAATTATGAGTTGCAAGATGGCATCGCCGGTGACAGTGAAGGGACTGAAGCGAACGCAGTAAGTGAAGAACGAGGTGAAGGAGTGCCTGGAGAGGAGAACAACGGTCCTGTAGAGATTGGGGAGGTGGATCGAGCGGAACATGAGCTTTTTCATCACGAAGTGTGCGAGCTGGGGACCAATGGTTTTCCGGATCTGTGTTTTGTTAAAGCACAAGACGACGCAGGGAACTCTATGGTAGTGATAACTCAGCAAACACTAATGTTTCACCGTCCATTTGGCTTTACTTCGCGAGTCCAAGTAACCATCAGGGGAATGGAGTACGAAGTTCATGTGATGATGAAGAAACTGATTTCAGGTACCTTGAAGTCTGTCAGGGATGTGAAGGAATTGTGCCGTCAATTTCGTGCTGGCTCTGGATACAAATTTTGTCCTGGTATTGACCCAAAGTATTACAACTCGCATTATTTTGAAACTATCCGCTTTGATATTAAAAGTGTGAGGAAAACTGCAGAGCCTTTTGCCCGAGTAGACTCAGTAAACTGCAATCTATGGTTTTTGCTGGCCAGCAATGCAACTGCAGCTGAAAAAGCATCTATGGAAGTTCACTGTGCTGCTTGTAAGAGGCTAATCCACTATTTGAATTGCCAAAGACGCCGTACTTTAGCAGAAAGCCCTAGTCGGAAGCTGAAAAGGCAATTGTCATCATCACGGGCCAGGCTTTCATATATGTCTCCAGCTAGCCAGAATAAGAGAAAATGCCATGCGCAAAGTGAGAGATCCAATTTGTTACGAAAGTTGGAAAAGTGTTCCGAGTCAGATGTAACGTTGAATGATGAACAACATGACGAGATGTGTGCTATTGTGGAGA GTAGTGAACACGGAGTTGGTGATTTAATGAAGGAGATCTGGTACACTGATAGTAAGCGTCAGAAGCAGCAGTTCCTGCATGATCAGTCCAAGAATG TTTCTGGAGAGCGAGGTAACAGATGGAGCATGATGACTGTTAGAATTG CCTTAGCAGTATATACCAGGAGTCCTGCAGCTTATGAGGCTCTTAAAAGTTTTGGAATTTTGCAATTGCCATCCAGGTCAACATTACAAGCCTACACTGGAGCATTTATGCATGAACCAGGAGCAAGCAGTCAGTGCATAGAGAGGCAGGTTGCTCGTTATGTAATCTTTAAGGAACAGTGCAGAGAAGCTGGTAAACAAGAGCCCAAATCGGATGGGGTACTCATATTTGATGAGGTGAAAGTTGCATGTCAACTGATGTGGAACTCGCGTAGCCATCAGCTGATGGGCCTTGCCATGACCCACCAAGAATTGTCTTCCCTTAATGACATTTATAGATTATTGAAAGAACCTGACAGTGCACAGCAAACATCTTATATACTCCAGTTTCTATGGCGTGACCTTACCAGTGAATTCGACATTGTGGGACCTTACTTTACAACTTCTTCTTCCATGGAAGGGAAATTTGTCATAGCATGTGTTTTAGAGACAGTCAAGCTGTTTCAGTTTTATGGCATGAAAACAAGCCTGTTGGTTTGTGATGGCGCATCTTCAAATGTTTCAGCCATAAAAGCAAGCCACAAACACAATGGAGTATATTCAGTTGCTCAAAACAAAGATGATATTTTTGAAGTGAAACCATGGATGGTGAATCCATTCAATCCACCTCATCACATTTACTGGCTAATCTGCCCATCTCATCAG CTCAAAAATATGGTGAATGCACTGTTCTCTTCAAAGAGCACTGGTACTAAGCATTTTCAGCGCAGTGGCCAGTGCAAGTTTGGATGGGATACGATTGATGACTTGTATCAACGAGAATTGAGTCGAGTGAAGCTTAATTGTGCAAGAATGGTACCAAAGCTGAAGGAAACTCACTGCTTGCGGGATGCGTGGACTAAATTAAATGTCTTACCAGCAAAGATAATGCAG CAAGAACAGGTATTGTCAGAGCTCCACTGGCATATTCATCAGGACCATACTACACCTGAAGAAGCAGCTAAGACAGCTGAAACATTGGCATACTTGGAAGCCTGTCAATGCCTGTTTGAACATGGGTTTCTGAATCATGAAAGAATTAGAGGTCTCAATTCTGAGGTGCTGAATAACATCAACAAGGGATACCGCTACTTTTCCGGATGGCTTACTGATCTGCTTGAATGCG ACCCAAATTTCCCACACACTTCCAACACACAAAGGGAGTTCCTGTCATGGCAAA CATGGGACCTTCTACGGATAGACGTCTATGGCTTTAACGCCTTTGCTAAATGGTTTTTTAATTGCTATCCAACATACTTTATTTCACCCCTTCGAATTTCTGGATCTGCAGTGGAGAGTTTGTTTAGCCAATATAAATACAGTGCTGGTGGAAAGTTGGATGCGGCAAACTATGCAACAGCAAGATGTTCTCATTTGGTTAAGCAGTGTGTTGCTAGCCATCAACCTGGGAAAGATTATCGAGACCAGTCTGTTGGAATTGAGCTACCATTAGTAAAGCACAAGTATGGTAAAGCAAGCACAAAGGACTTGTTAACTTGTAATATATTGACCAGTGTATTTAATGTACTACTTTATCTTTATTGA
- the LOC136251195 gene encoding uncharacterized protein, with amino-acid sequence MEKTRMQERPQLEQPKSRSKKNPRKKARANNSKESESTNDDGSTVTTARASLATKQKPAQKKASLRTSSSKGTKSSELISGKGSSAGATTAQAAQAMQQKTSQKKGKTSKTKAMKKSERDELLQSIQSISSEVIQWEVISKLKETFDDGGLLKDFANVLCTSEQPLREVLVHHHRYFGTLYISSKKLPDSFLRFQLDWHNYCSVFLLSEEYSLQDIDYQELAEHPVNTLRSTWLEFCKANGMPVPHCNKVMITVSSTVYHFLLEHVTRFQKQLVESGSVTIGTDEDGVYYRFGGAALCSVACAIQGNQTVL; translated from the coding sequence ATGGAGAAAACTCGAATGCAGGAGCGACCACAGCTAGAGCAGCCCAAGTCACGAAGCAAAAAAAACCCTCGAAAGAAGGCTAGAGCAAACAATTCCAAGGAATCAGAGTCCACAAACGACGATGGCTCAACTGTAACCACGGCTCGAGCATCCCTAGCCACAAAGCAAAAACCCGCTCAGAAGAAGGCCAGTCTAAGAACAAGCAGTTCAAAGGGAACAAAAAGCTCAGAGCTTATAAGCGGCAAAGGTTCAAGTGCTGGAGCAACCACGGCTCAAGCAGCTCAAGCCATGCAGCAGAAAACCTCTCAAAAGAAGGGCAAAACTAGTAAAACTAAAGCAATGAAGAAATCAGAGAGGGATGAGTTGTTGCAGTCAATACAAAGTATCAGTAGTGAGGTTATACAGTGGGAAGTAATCAGTAAACTGAAGGAAACTTTTGATGATGGTGGATTACTGAAAGATTTTGCAAATGTGTTGTGTACATCAGAGCAGCCTCTTCGAGAAGTACTTGTGCATCACCATCGTTACTTTGGGACACTTTACATCAGCAGCAAGAAACTTCCAGACTCCTTCTTACGATTCCAGCTAGATTGGCACAATTACTGTAGTGTTTTCCTGCTTAGTGAAGAATATTCTTTGCAAGACATAGATTACCAAGAGCTGGCTGAACACCCTGTGAATACCCTTCGAAGCACATGGTTGGAATTTTGTAAAGCAAATGGAATGCCTGTTCCCCACTGTAACAAGGTTATGATAACAGTGTCATCTACTGTGTACCACTTTCTATTAGAACATGTAACTCGATTTCAGAAACAACTTGTTGAGTCTGGGAGTGTAACAATAGGAACAGATGAAGACGGCGTGTACTACCGTTTTGGAGGAGCAGCACTTTGTAGTGTTGCATGCGCTATACAAGGAAATCAAACAGTGCTCTGA